A stretch of the Vulcanisaeta souniana JCM 11219 genome encodes the following:
- a CDS encoding DUF4129 domain-containing protein: MDKTAVIILIIGLLITWLLASSIGTLIKIKEASGSPGGNSLFPRVNLPQPAIALPPINITLPQHVNETKGSILDIPLIPLPIIMPNIPINASNYISINTPGQEQSQGGEPGLVGSQVGSGNSQYRINTAVMPFKVPPLLIIVILIAAVMIIGLSLLMITRGSHREYAEAKNISESKSIMQLGISTAGNNVSGGMMRSMQGIELLPSEVVKPMVGWGGSAIIDLAIPRDLPLVWSYGKPLPIRARDGSTLTVSSPGIIRDGYVIMPSVGCYGVNAALGDHEETLFIRASDYGDDVVKFTRLNVGAFVNRDSETIREVVGKLVNEGIVVDVDSINKVIRIFEKVKYGLKDVDRHEYEEFLRALRNAFREARVIVCEGTP, from the coding sequence GTGGATAAAACTGCAGTTATAATTCTAATAATTGGATTGTTAATAACATGGTTATTGGCATCATCGATAGGCACATTAATAAAGATAAAAGAGGCAAGCGGTTCACCGGGAGGCAACTCACTGTTCCCAAGGGTAAACTTACCACAACCAGCAATTGCGCTACCTCCAATAAACATAACACTACCTCAGCATGTCAATGAGACGAAGGGTTCAATTCTAGACATACCATTAATACCACTGCCAATAATAATGCCAAACATCCCAATTAATGCCTCGAATTACATCTCCATAAACACGCCCGGACAGGAACAATCACAAGGCGGAGAGCCCGGTCTGGTGGGTTCACAGGTGGGTTCAGGTAATTCCCAGTACCGTATCAATACCGCAGTAATGCCATTTAAGGTACCCCCACTTTTAATTATCGTGATATTGATAGCGGCCGTAATGATCATTGGTTTAAGCCTGCTTATGATCACCAGGGGAAGTCATAGGGAATATGCCGAGGCTAAGAATATTAGCGAGAGCAAATCAATAATGCAATTAGGGATTAGCACCGCTGGGAATAATGTTAGTGGAGGTATGATGAGGTCGATGCAGGGTATTGAGCTTCTGCCGAGTGAGGTTGTGAAGCCCATGGTTGGTTGGGGCGGTAGCGCAATAATAGACTTGGCAATACCCAGGGACTTACCCCTGGTATGGAGTTACGGTAAACCATTACCCATTAGGGCAAGGGATGGTTCTACACTCACTGTGTCAAGTCCAGGTATTATCAGGGATGGCTATGTGATAATGCCATCCGTGGGTTGCTATGGGGTCAATGCTGCGCTTGGTGACCATGAGGAGACACTGTTCATTAGGGCAAGTGATTATGGGGATGACGTTGTTAAGTTCACTAGATTGAATGTTGGGGCTTTTGTTAATAGGGATTCAGAAACCATTAGAGAGGTCGTGGGGAAGTTGGTTAATGAGGGAATCGTGGTAGATGTTGATTCCATTAATAAGGTCATTAGGATATTCGAGAAAGTAAAGTATGGGCTTAAGGACGTTGATAGGCATGAGTATGAGGAGTTCCTAAGGGCATTGAGGAATGCGTTTAGGGAAGCCAGGGTGATTGTTTGTGAGGGCACGCCGTGA
- a CDS encoding ATP-binding protein: protein MISIFDHELGMLTRFLRGSRLTLVTGLRRIGKTSLMRVTLNEAGIDHVYLDVNGYMQITAT, encoded by the coding sequence ATGATCTCTATTTTTGATCATGAGTTGGGAATGCTTACGAGGTTCCTAAGGGGTTCGAGGCTGACGTTGGTTACCGGCCTTAGGAGGATTGGTAAGACTTCGTTAATGAGAGTTACACTCAATGAGGCGGGCATTGACCATGTGTACCTAGATGTTAATGGGTATATGCAGATTACTGCGACGTGA
- the cas6 gene encoding CRISPR system precrRNA processing endoribonuclease RAMP protein Cas6: MSLIFVFNFGVRSSSPIVLSGFTGSVTMSILLNVLNTIEPGLGDEVHARRGPKPVSVTPFMRGGRVLFRGVYVAPPGEELRFRVTVVGESLGLKLLNGFDGVRSVGIGGVDASLELLGVEVLRVDDLWRVGGDRFRIEFLSPVRFAKRSTMGRRRRVRFDFCPSIVNILFTTINHYSSIVGLGNELKSWPYLLRWAYNYVYMRDMRGRVMATKHAGRPELGFLGSVAFEIVSKRQSRIQQLWHLLNYAELINVGTGKSMGFGVIKITTNQTPALHQNPQKYMS; encoded by the coding sequence GTGTCCCTGATCTTCGTGTTTAATTTTGGTGTCAGGTCTTCATCACCCATTGTGCTCAGTGGGTTTACTGGCTCGGTGACAATGTCCATACTCCTCAATGTATTAAACACTATCGAGCCTGGCCTCGGTGATGAGGTTCATGCGAGGAGGGGTCCTAAGCCTGTCTCGGTGACGCCGTTCATGCGTGGTGGTAGGGTTTTGTTTAGGGGTGTTTACGTGGCGCCGCCTGGTGAGGAGTTGAGGTTTAGGGTTACGGTTGTTGGGGAGTCCCTGGGCCTTAAGCTCCTCAATGGGTTTGACGGTGTTAGGAGTGTGGGGATTGGTGGTGTTGATGCATCGCTTGAGTTGTTGGGTGTTGAGGTTCTTAGGGTTGATGATCTTTGGAGGGTTGGTGGTGATAGGTTTAGGATCGAGTTTCTAAGCCCTGTTAGGTTTGCCAAGAGGAGTACTATGGGTAGGAGGCGTAGGGTTAGGTTTGACTTCTGCCCAAGCATTGTAAACATACTATTCACCACGATAAACCACTACTCAAGCATTGTCGGGCTGGGTAACGAGTTGAAGTCCTGGCCCTACCTACTCAGGTGGGCTTATAACTACGTGTACATGAGGGACATGAGGGGTAGGGTTATGGCTACGAAGCATGCCGGTAGACCGGAACTAGGCTTCCTGGGTTCCGTTGCGTTCGAGATAGTGAGCAAAAGGCAGTCGAGGATTCAGCAATTGTGGCATTTACTGAATTATGCGGAGCTCATTAACGTGGGCACGGGGAAGAGCATGGGATTCGGAGTAATAAAAATAACAACAAACCAAACCCCAGCACTGCATCAAAATCCTCAGAAATACATGAGTTGA
- a CDS encoding SDR family oxidoreductase, with protein MIILITGVSSSPGYKTAISLANKHEVVGTYNEHPINIPGVTVVKADITRDSARLITDYRPDVIIHMAAIGNVDQCEEQLELCYRVNVMASRGLFTAAYRVGSAIYYLSTDYVFDGERGMYSEDDPPKPINYYGLTKLLAEEAVRALDGSIVRVAWIYGTGPGRQNFGRIVVEKLMRSEEVTAIVDQWSSPTLNTIIGEAFEKLISMKFTGILHVVGPRLSRFEFARAIARYFGLNESLVKPIGLGDVKYKAKRPRDSSLGNKRAMELLGIPLNDIGYALSIFKKEIELEKHTQTP; from the coding sequence ATGATCATATTAATTACTGGTGTTAGTTCATCACCAGGGTATAAAACAGCCATTAGCCTGGCTAATAAGCATGAGGTTGTTGGCACCTATAACGAGCACCCAATCAACATACCCGGCGTCACTGTGGTTAAGGCCGACATAACCAGGGATTCCGCCAGGTTAATCACTGATTATAGGCCTGACGTGATTATTCACATGGCGGCCATTGGTAATGTTGACCAGTGCGAGGAGCAGTTGGAGCTTTGTTATAGGGTTAATGTGATGGCCAGTAGGGGTTTATTCACGGCGGCCTATAGGGTTGGCTCCGCCATTTATTACCTATCCACGGACTACGTATTTGATGGTGAGAGGGGTATGTATAGTGAGGATGATCCACCGAAACCGATTAACTACTATGGGTTAACGAAGTTACTTGCCGAGGAGGCCGTTAGGGCATTGGATGGCTCTATTGTTAGGGTTGCCTGGATCTACGGTACTGGGCCTGGTAGGCAGAACTTTGGGAGGATAGTTGTGGAAAAACTTATGAGGAGTGAGGAGGTCACGGCAATAGTTGATCAATGGTCATCGCCAACCCTCAACACAATAATTGGTGAAGCCTTTGAGAAACTGATTAGCATGAAATTCACGGGTATTCTCCATGTTGTTGGGCCCAGACTCAGCAGGTTTGAGTTCGCTAGGGCCATAGCTAGGTACTTCGGGCTTAATGAGAGCTTGGTAAAACCGATAGGGCTGGGTGATGTGAAATACAAGGCCAAGAGGCCGAGGGACAGTAGTCTAGGCAATAAGAGGGCAATGGAATTATTGGGCATACCACTCAACGACATAGGCTATGCATTATCGATCTTTAAAAAAGAAATAGAACTAGAGAAGCACACGCAAACGCCATAA
- a CDS encoding MFS transporter, whose amino-acid sequence MRNGGNLGGINFDDMPLRKLGRYFWLAWFTASMGQFVDAYDTLIIGAALLYIEPLWKLTPVETGLLAASAFIGVALGAVLFGPIADRMGRRLLYIYDLVFFVVFGALSAFVTNFWELFAVRFLLGIGIGGDYSLSPTMVAEYAPARRRGFALASMNSFWGIGSVVGFLSAYGMAVAWGNTSPDFTWRFMLGSEAIWGLVVILLRMGILESPRWAALQEQLGRRVKEKANDVVKKMTGGKEASFDAGVAKKPSIKDLFAGKMWIVTIFIWVWWPVADIAFYGSNMYTPYITKGLGLTTPQMSFLASALYWAIALLGYYTTAVTYDILGRRLVTILGSTVMGIDMFIGLALYEMKLFSTSLAFPLVMTLFTIYYYFMNFGPGPFTVAMAEIWPTRVRATGQGLAAMFSRFGAAFSTFYMPVLIHQIGYDGAFILLGSAILFVALWSYLLMPETKGLTPSQIEQMVLEGGIGILARKRGRRG is encoded by the coding sequence ATGAGGAATGGAGGAAACCTAGGCGGTATTAATTTTGATGATATGCCGTTGAGGAAACTAGGTAGGTATTTCTGGCTTGCTTGGTTCACAGCATCCATGGGTCAGTTTGTGGATGCCTATGACACTTTAATCATAGGCGCCGCACTACTTTATATAGAACCCCTATGGAAGTTAACGCCTGTAGAGACTGGTCTATTGGCGGCGTCAGCCTTTATCGGTGTTGCCCTGGGCGCCGTATTGTTTGGTCCAATTGCTGATAGAATGGGTAGACGACTACTCTATATCTATGACTTAGTATTCTTCGTGGTCTTCGGTGCCCTCTCAGCCTTTGTCACGAACTTCTGGGAATTATTTGCCGTGAGGTTTTTACTGGGTATAGGTATTGGCGGTGATTACTCATTGTCACCAACAATGGTTGCTGAGTACGCACCGGCAAGGCGCAGGGGCTTCGCACTTGCGTCAATGAATAGTTTCTGGGGAATTGGCTCTGTCGTCGGCTTCCTATCTGCATACGGCATGGCAGTTGCCTGGGGAAACACAAGCCCTGACTTTACCTGGAGGTTCATGCTCGGTAGCGAGGCCATTTGGGGCCTAGTGGTCATTTTACTCAGGATGGGCATTCTTGAATCACCAAGGTGGGCTGCGCTACAGGAGCAATTGGGTAGGAGAGTTAAGGAGAAGGCTAATGATGTGGTTAAGAAGATGACTGGTGGTAAGGAGGCTAGTTTCGATGCTGGTGTTGCTAAGAAGCCGTCAATTAAGGATTTATTTGCTGGTAAGATGTGGATTGTGACGATATTCATATGGGTTTGGTGGCCCGTCGCTGACATAGCCTTCTATGGATCAAACATGTACACACCATACATTACTAAGGGACTTGGATTAACAACACCCCAGATGTCCTTCCTAGCATCAGCGCTTTACTGGGCTATTGCGCTCCTTGGTTATTACACAACGGCGGTCACCTATGACATCCTTGGCAGGAGGCTTGTAACAATACTTGGATCAACGGTGATGGGGATCGACATGTTCATTGGACTGGCACTATATGAAATGAAACTATTCTCAACATCCTTAGCCTTCCCACTCGTCATGACGCTATTCACGATCTATTACTACTTCATGAATTTTGGTCCTGGACCATTCACTGTGGCAATGGCCGAGATCTGGCCAACTAGGGTTAGGGCCACCGGCCAGGGTCTTGCTGCCATGTTCTCTAGGTTTGGCGCGGCATTCTCTACCTTCTACATGCCAGTGCTGATCCATCAAATTGGTTATGATGGGGCATTTATACTGCTTGGTAGCGCAATACTCTTTGTGGCTCTTTGGTCATACCTCCTCATGCCTGAGACAAAGGGCTTGACACCATCGCAAATAGAGCAAATGGTCTTGGAGGGCGGGATTGGGATCCTTGCAAGGAAGAGAGGAAGACGGGGATAG
- a CDS encoding AAA family ATPase, translating to MSKLSIDYITGKIRSVIDEVMKYFVGDEAVIIKIMASILIGGHVLLEDVPGVGKTFLSKMLARVLGLKFSRIQFTPDLLPSDIVGTKVWRPDKGSFELVLGPIFANFILADEINRAPPKVQSALLEAMQEGQVTIEGETIKLPQPFLVVATQNPIELEGTYPLPEAQLDRFMIRIRLGYPGDEVELLRRRISWRSNDPTSQVRTILSGDELMAIREFIEGQVIVSDDVMRYITGFNIIRRDPRVIAGPSPRGLMILMSVGRAMAVIEGRDYVIPDDIKKVAIETLGHRIVLKPEVSLEGVSGEDIVREYIEKIPVPK from the coding sequence ATGAGTAAACTAAGCATTGACTACATCACTGGGAAGATTAGGTCGGTGATTGACGAGGTTATGAAGTACTTCGTCGGTGATGAGGCAGTTATAATAAAGATAATGGCTTCTATACTGATTGGTGGGCACGTACTACTTGAGGACGTACCAGGTGTTGGTAAAACCTTCCTATCTAAGATGCTGGCTAGGGTCCTTGGGCTCAAGTTCAGCAGGATCCAGTTTACGCCTGACCTACTGCCCAGCGACATAGTTGGCACTAAGGTTTGGAGACCTGATAAGGGCAGTTTCGAGTTAGTGCTTGGCCCAATATTTGCCAATTTCATACTGGCCGACGAGATTAATAGGGCTCCTCCTAAGGTTCAGTCTGCCTTGCTTGAGGCTATGCAGGAGGGCCAGGTGACAATTGAGGGCGAGACCATTAAGCTACCGCAACCATTCCTCGTGGTCGCCACGCAGAATCCCATTGAGCTCGAGGGAACATACCCACTACCGGAGGCACAACTGGACAGGTTCATGATAAGAATAAGACTAGGATACCCAGGGGACGAGGTTGAATTACTTAGGAGGAGGATCTCGTGGCGTAGTAATGATCCAACATCTCAAGTAAGGACTATATTAAGTGGTGACGAGCTTATGGCAATTAGGGAGTTCATAGAGGGCCAGGTAATTGTTAGTGACGATGTCATGAGGTATATAACGGGCTTTAACATAATTAGGAGGGACCCAAGGGTTATAGCGGGTCCCAGTCCCAGGGGTTTAATGATTTTAATGAGTGTGGGCAGGGCCATGGCTGTGATTGAGGGTAGGGATTACGTGATACCTGATGACATAAAAAAGGTAGCCATAGAAACGCTTGGGCATAGGATTGTCTTAAAGCCTGAGGTTTCTCTAGAGGGCGTTAGCGGTGAGGATATCGTCAGGGAATACATCGAGAAAATACCAGTGCCCAAGTGA
- a CDS encoding MBL fold metallo-hydrolase: MKITILVDNYATQLSSLSRRLLSEWGFAAYIHDHKILYDTGLTGTTLLNNMRALGINPNEPEYLVISHRHIDHTGGVKAFLNARSRSIKMIAHANLFTRAYAVGEGGKPEDISVDFTWEYLKNKGVDLILIKEPYKIANGVMVSGEIPRKWGPSHTGAVADEVPDDMALYMEHPNGLIVLTGCGHSGVENMVEYGFQVTGLNKLYAVIGGLHFMGLPDERVRQVTNYLVGKSPRIIVGTHCTGVLGIAALYNALPGAFRLGGVGAIFEL, translated from the coding sequence ATGAAGATAACAATACTCGTGGATAACTACGCAACGCAATTATCCTCATTAAGCAGACGATTACTGAGTGAATGGGGCTTCGCGGCCTACATACACGACCATAAAATACTATATGATACCGGGTTAACAGGGACAACCCTATTGAATAATATGAGGGCGTTGGGCATAAATCCCAATGAACCTGAATACCTAGTAATCAGCCACAGGCATATTGACCACACGGGTGGTGTTAAGGCGTTCCTCAACGCTAGATCAAGGTCAATAAAGATGATAGCCCACGCAAACCTATTCACAAGGGCCTATGCGGTTGGTGAGGGTGGTAAGCCCGAAGACATAAGCGTGGACTTTACGTGGGAGTACCTAAAGAACAAAGGCGTGGATTTAATACTAATTAAGGAACCCTATAAAATAGCCAATGGTGTCATGGTATCAGGCGAAATACCCAGAAAATGGGGTCCCAGTCATACTGGTGCGGTGGCTGATGAGGTGCCTGACGATATGGCGCTCTACATGGAACATCCAAATGGCTTAATCGTGCTTACTGGCTGTGGGCATTCAGGAGTTGAGAACATGGTGGAGTACGGGTTTCAGGTGACTGGTTTGAATAAACTTTATGCCGTCATTGGCGGCCTGCATTTCATGGGTCTACCAGATGAAAGGGTTAGGCAGGTAACTAATTACTTAGTTGGTAAGTCACCCAGGATCATAGTGGGAACTCATTGCACGGGTGTTTTGGGTATTGCTGCGTTGTATAATGCCTTGCCTGGGGCGTTTAGGCTTGGTGGAGTTGGGGCCATCTTCGAGCTTTAA
- a CDS encoding DUF58 domain-containing protein: MRDVSKIIIILALLPMIMAVMAILTVSRPYIIPALFPLIIIIIALGLSGKSTIRLSLGIDRDVMYVGDELHVELNVYVHGGFGLLVIRAPPGPGSFMAEGFEVTSGNNVHVFFKGFSDVSRRFEYTLRAVKRGIYGLGSIEYTYYHVFGIHEPIKGTISLEKTIQVIPRIKIVRRVLGIVKPRQGLPRYPPSRLGPHSTEFKTVRNYVPGDPYKFINWKATARSADNRLMVNEYEREGLRTAIILLDTGWWMRYGTSEENPLEYGISFILSLGRVLLRYGYNIGLWTMPMGPRVMPSSGMTQYYRLLSALISIRSLPIKGYSMDMTLYRVIRDTNPVLIAVTNINKESVGKLGEIISRLPTRALVIDVVPNTILMRGMFRNIPCNQWVIRDRRRLYGALPRNTKVITWDPACEGIGSVIAKASTYIGRWL, from the coding sequence ATGAGGGATGTTTCGAAAATAATCATAATACTTGCGCTACTGCCAATGATAATGGCTGTAATGGCAATATTGACGGTCTCCAGGCCATACATAATTCCTGCATTGTTTCCATTAATCATAATCATAATAGCCCTAGGCCTAAGTGGCAAATCCACGATAAGGCTGTCGCTAGGCATCGACAGAGACGTAATGTACGTTGGCGATGAATTACACGTGGAGCTGAATGTGTATGTACACGGTGGTTTCGGCCTATTGGTAATTAGGGCACCGCCAGGCCCTGGTTCATTCATGGCGGAGGGCTTTGAAGTGACCAGTGGTAATAATGTCCACGTGTTCTTTAAGGGATTCAGTGACGTAAGTAGGAGGTTTGAGTACACATTAAGGGCTGTGAAGAGAGGCATCTATGGACTGGGCAGTATAGAGTACACCTACTACCACGTCTTTGGTATCCATGAACCAATCAAGGGCACCATAAGTCTAGAGAAGACCATACAAGTCATTCCAAGGATTAAGATAGTCAGGAGGGTATTGGGCATAGTTAAACCAAGGCAGGGATTACCTAGGTACCCACCTTCTAGGCTCGGCCCCCACTCCACGGAGTTTAAGACCGTGAGAAATTACGTGCCTGGAGACCCCTATAAATTCATCAATTGGAAGGCAACGGCAAGAAGCGCAGACAACAGACTAATGGTTAATGAGTATGAGAGGGAGGGCCTTAGGACCGCAATAATACTCCTTGACACGGGTTGGTGGATGAGGTACGGCACGTCCGAAGAAAATCCATTGGAATACGGCATATCATTCATTCTATCCCTAGGCAGGGTTTTACTTAGGTATGGCTATAATATCGGCCTATGGACAATGCCAATGGGCCCGAGGGTAATGCCGAGCTCCGGGATGACTCAGTACTATAGGTTATTGAGTGCATTGATAAGCATTAGGTCGCTACCCATTAAGGGCTACTCAATGGACATGACGCTTTATCGGGTCATTCGTGATACCAATCCCGTACTCATTGCCGTGACGAATATAAATAAGGAAAGTGTTGGAAAGCTCGGTGAGATCATTAGTCGGCTACCAACTAGAGCATTGGTAATAGACGTAGTGCCCAATACGATATTAATGAGGGGTATGTTTAGGAACATTCCCTGTAATCAATGGGTCATTAGAGATAGGAGGAGGTTATACGGGGCATTACCGAGGAATACCAAGGTCATTACCTGGGATCCAGCCTGTGAGGGAATTGGTTCAGTTATAGCCAAGGCATCGACATACATTGGTAGGTGGTTATAG
- a CDS encoding HAD family hydrolase: MFGGMRGVGIVLFDYDDTLVDVGEAREFARRVVAGRISSLTGVGESVVLDVVRGVESRMESLGLFDRRVWFWRVVAELGVELGVDLINELVRVYWDSWSSRSRLFPETLPVLRQLRACGYRLGMVTNTDGEPGLKRDRLRRDGVYDFFDLIIVAGDDTEHVKPHPEPFLKALRVLGVEGREAVYVGDRVSTDVPGAKAVGMYAVIVDRSGSLGIDDLGGGSRPDFIISSLLDLPQILGCNG, encoded by the coding sequence GTGTTTGGTGGGATGAGGGGTGTTGGGATTGTTTTGTTTGATTATGATGATACATTGGTCGATGTTGGTGAGGCTAGGGAGTTCGCTAGGCGTGTTGTTGCGGGTAGGATTTCTTCATTGACTGGGGTTGGTGAGTCTGTGGTGCTTGATGTCGTTAGGGGTGTGGAGAGTCGTATGGAGTCCCTTGGTTTGTTCGATAGGAGGGTTTGGTTTTGGAGGGTGGTTGCTGAGTTAGGGGTTGAGTTGGGCGTTGATTTAATTAATGAGTTGGTGAGGGTTTATTGGGATTCCTGGTCCTCGAGAAGTAGGTTATTCCCTGAGACGCTGCCTGTGTTGAGGCAATTAAGGGCTTGTGGTTATAGGCTTGGCATGGTGACTAATACGGATGGAGAGCCGGGTCTTAAAAGGGATAGGTTACGTAGGGATGGTGTTTACGACTTCTTTGACTTAATAATTGTCGCTGGTGATGATACTGAGCATGTTAAGCCACATCCTGAGCCATTCCTTAAGGCCCTGCGGGTGTTGGGTGTTGAGGGTAGGGAGGCTGTTTATGTTGGTGATAGGGTGAGCACCGATGTTCCGGGGGCTAAGGCTGTGGGCATGTATGCCGTTATTGTTGATAGGAGCGGTTCATTAGGTATTGATGATTTAGGTGGAGGTTCAAGGCCTGATTTCATAATTAGTTCTTTGCTGGATCTGCCGCAGATCCTTGGGTGCAATGGGTAA
- a CDS encoding long-chain-fatty-acid--CoA ligase, with product MVSKEVKSFFYEFQLTLDKVLDYAVTAFPNNEIVYWPSGGSRTSVTFSQLADRVRRVSAALMDLGLRPGKAWELGSRVAVLEWNTLRYLDLYYAVPSIGAVLFTVNALLAPKEIIYTMGVAKPEVFIVNIDYFEPLIKPVIDNVKSIKAVVYMSDKGKEPSQDYGVKMIPYEELLKHEPLREFPEIDERTPATMLFTSGTTGLPKGGYHTHRGLVLHTLSTALSIKNPPMNVSQDDVAMFFVPMYHVHAWGYPWSTMLNGHRKIVYPGRYDWGHILKLIHEEGVTFSAGVPTILYNLLNHPDSPKYDLSRLKFVIGGAALPEGLLKAAQARGMTVISGYGLTETAPVLTIAHLRPEHKDLSPEKKNEIYMRTGIVIPLVQLRVVDEQDNDVPKDGKSIGEIAVRAPWLFREYIGDPEKTRNAWRNGWFHTGDAAVWFPDNYVKIADRLKDVIKSGGEWIPSLRLEDLISTHPGVNLVAVVGIPHEKWGERPVAIVVPKSGYEGRLTEDDIKNHLMKFVEKGEIPKWWIPDKVIFVKELPLTSTGKIDKKVLRDQFKTALSK from the coding sequence ATGGTGAGCAAGGAAGTTAAGTCCTTTTTCTATGAGTTTCAGTTGACTTTGGATAAGGTTCTTGATTATGCTGTTACTGCCTTTCCGAATAATGAAATCGTTTACTGGCCTTCTGGTGGTTCTAGGACCTCCGTAACCTTCTCCCAACTGGCTGATAGGGTTAGGAGGGTTTCGGCTGCACTAATGGATCTTGGCCTAAGGCCCGGTAAGGCCTGGGAATTGGGTAGTAGGGTTGCTGTTCTTGAGTGGAATACCCTCAGGTACCTGGACCTCTATTACGCTGTGCCGAGTATTGGTGCCGTTTTGTTCACTGTAAATGCCCTACTGGCTCCCAAGGAGATCATATACACCATGGGTGTTGCGAAGCCCGAGGTATTCATAGTCAACATTGACTACTTCGAACCGCTAATAAAGCCCGTAATTGATAATGTGAAGAGTATTAAGGCCGTGGTCTACATGAGTGATAAGGGTAAGGAACCAAGCCAGGATTACGGAGTAAAGATGATACCCTACGAGGAATTGCTCAAGCATGAACCATTGAGGGAATTCCCGGAAATCGACGAGAGGACGCCGGCCACAATGCTATTCACCTCAGGAACCACGGGCCTACCGAAGGGTGGGTACCACACCCACAGAGGCCTAGTGCTGCATACACTATCCACGGCACTCTCCATAAAGAACCCACCGATGAATGTATCGCAGGATGATGTTGCAATGTTCTTTGTACCCATGTACCATGTTCATGCATGGGGTTACCCATGGTCAACGATGCTCAATGGACACAGGAAGATCGTGTACCCAGGCAGGTATGACTGGGGCCACATACTAAAGCTCATACATGAGGAAGGGGTTACCTTCAGCGCCGGTGTGCCGACGATACTGTACAACCTACTCAACCACCCAGACTCGCCCAAATACGACCTAAGTAGGTTAAAGTTCGTAATTGGTGGTGCCGCGCTCCCAGAGGGCTTGCTGAAGGCCGCCCAGGCCAGGGGTATGACAGTGATCAGTGGTTATGGATTAACGGAGACAGCCCCAGTACTAACCATAGCCCACCTAAGGCCTGAGCATAAGGATCTGTCTCCCGAGAAGAAGAACGAAATTTACATGAGGACTGGTATCGTGATACCCCTTGTTCAGTTGCGTGTTGTTGATGAGCAGGACAATGACGTACCGAAGGATGGAAAGAGTATTGGTGAGATTGCTGTTAGGGCACCATGGTTGTTCAGGGAGTATATTGGTGACCCAGAGAAGACTAGGAATGCCTGGCGCAATGGTTGGTTCCACACTGGCGATGCAGCGGTTTGGTTCCCAGATAATTATGTTAAGATTGCTGATAGGCTTAAGGACGTTATTAAGAGCGGTGGTGAGTGGATACCAAGCCTAAGGCTTGAGGACTTGATTAGTACGCACCCAGGCGTTAACCTGGTGGCCGTTGTGGGTATTCCGCATGAGAAGTGGGGTGAGAGACCCGTGGCCATTGTGGTACCAAAGTCTGGTTATGAAGGTAGGCTCACTGAGGATGATATTAAGAACCACCTAATGAAATTCGTGGAGAAGGGCGAAATACCAAAATGGTGGATACCAGACAAGGTAATATTCGTAAAAGAACTACCACTAACAAGCACAGGAAAAATAGACAAAAAAGTACTAAGAGACCAATTCAAAACAGCACTAAGCAAGTGA